In one window of Tumebacillus algifaecis DNA:
- a CDS encoding ketopantoate reductase family protein — MKIAILGPGAIGRLVGYWLASGGHQVVMVCRRTEQAERLGRQGLTYVDAAGQEHNLQVEAVFEADDEKLAEIDGLIVTVKSYDTEAAAQQIAAWHASIPVLSLQNGLGNAETLARYLAPKRISLALTTHGATAEGDTRVWHKGQGQTVVGDVERGSGAARWWTELLMTCGQSALLSDDIFTEVWRKAMINIGINPFTALLDVRNGQLVQEPEVLRLMQATVQEAEQVARAQGINLQGSFERVLEVCKNTAANSSSMRQDLQKGRRTEIDAMCGVIEEIAEKSGLQAPYNTFLKKMVKKCETKWIILSSLQLQGMFEEFQRN; from the coding sequence ATGAAAATTGCAATTCTCGGCCCAGGTGCAATCGGGCGATTGGTAGGATATTGGTTGGCCTCGGGCGGGCATCAGGTGGTGATGGTGTGCCGTAGAACGGAGCAGGCGGAGCGCTTAGGGCGACAGGGGTTGACCTACGTGGACGCAGCCGGGCAAGAGCACAATCTTCAAGTAGAGGCTGTCTTCGAGGCGGATGATGAGAAGCTGGCGGAGATCGATGGCTTGATCGTGACGGTGAAAAGTTATGACACGGAGGCGGCCGCCCAGCAGATCGCAGCATGGCACGCATCAATTCCGGTGCTGTCTCTGCAAAATGGCTTGGGCAATGCCGAGACGCTGGCCCGCTATCTGGCGCCAAAGCGGATTTCTTTGGCGTTGACCACGCATGGCGCGACAGCAGAAGGGGACACCCGAGTCTGGCATAAAGGGCAAGGGCAGACGGTTGTCGGTGATGTGGAGCGGGGGAGCGGAGCGGCACGCTGGTGGACAGAACTGCTCATGACCTGTGGGCAGTCTGCCCTGTTGTCAGATGACATTTTCACCGAAGTGTGGCGCAAAGCGATGATCAACATCGGCATCAATCCGTTCACGGCACTGCTTGACGTTCGAAACGGCCAACTCGTACAAGAACCGGAAGTGCTACGCTTGATGCAAGCGACTGTGCAAGAGGCGGAGCAGGTGGCACGCGCACAGGGGATCAACTTGCAGGGAAGCTTCGAACGCGTGCTCGAGGTGTGTAAAAACACGGCAGCCAACAGTTCGTCGATGAGGCAAGATCTGCAGAAAGGACGCCGTACGGAGATCGATGCGATGTGCGGTGTGATCGAAGAGATCGCAGAAAAATCGGGCCTTCAAGCCCCCTATAATACTTTCCTGAAAAAAATGGTCAAAAAATGTGAAACAAAATGGATCATACTCTCATCATTACAGTTACAGGGCATGTTCGAGGAGTTCCAAAGAAATTAA
- a CDS encoding peptide ABC transporter substrate-binding protein, which yields MNTKKWLTIGLSVSMLAGVLAGCSSSEKTGGTDKEKQEEQILNLVLGDELPTMDVSKATDNLAFTLFSNVNEGLVRLDKNGKAEEGLAKKWEISKDGLTYTFHLRDGIKWSNGDPVTAHDFEYSWKRTLNPDTGAQYAFMVAWVKGGTAYNDGKGKAEDVGVKAINDKTLEVKLENPLPFFIEQMAFPTFFAQNQKFVEAAGDKYGSEADKVLYNGPFVMKDWTHEQSAVLVKNESYWDAKKVKLTQVNYQIVKDSNASVNLYEAGQVDRAQLLRDHVDNYKGKPGYVEQPDLASGYLSYNQNEKALQSAKVRQALTWAVDWESFADVIYHNGSKAPTGFTPFGTSDGQGGDFAKNVGNLLKSKENAPKAKDTLAAGLKEVGLDNFPKIKLMIDEGDIGRKSGEYIKEQWRKNLGIEVDLEPLPFKLRLQKQKAHDYGISLGVWIADYNDPMTFLDLFTTGGGINYGNWSNKEYDALIKKAQSEPDPKRRINILQDAEKLLIQEMPIGPTNFRSRAYVTKPYVKNFVWRSFAIEYDLKETYIEGKQ from the coding sequence TTGAACACAAAGAAATGGCTGACAATCGGGCTTTCCGTCTCGATGCTCGCAGGCGTGCTGGCTGGCTGTAGCAGTTCGGAGAAGACCGGTGGGACAGACAAAGAGAAGCAAGAAGAGCAAATTCTAAACCTCGTGCTCGGCGATGAGTTGCCGACGATGGACGTATCGAAAGCGACCGACAATTTGGCCTTCACCCTGTTCTCCAATGTCAACGAAGGTCTTGTCCGCTTGGACAAGAACGGCAAAGCGGAAGAAGGCTTGGCAAAGAAATGGGAAATTTCCAAAGATGGTCTGACGTACACCTTCCATCTGCGCGACGGTATCAAATGGTCGAATGGCGATCCCGTGACCGCGCATGATTTCGAATATTCCTGGAAGCGTACTTTGAACCCGGACACCGGCGCACAGTACGCGTTTATGGTCGCTTGGGTCAAGGGTGGAACCGCTTACAATGACGGCAAAGGCAAAGCGGAAGATGTCGGGGTCAAAGCAATCAATGACAAAACGCTAGAAGTGAAACTGGAGAATCCGCTACCCTTCTTCATCGAGCAGATGGCCTTCCCGACCTTCTTCGCTCAAAACCAAAAATTTGTCGAAGCGGCTGGCGACAAATACGGCTCAGAAGCGGATAAAGTGTTGTATAACGGTCCGTTTGTGATGAAAGATTGGACGCACGAGCAATCGGCCGTCCTTGTAAAAAATGAATCGTATTGGGATGCCAAGAAAGTTAAACTGACGCAAGTAAACTACCAGATCGTCAAAGATAGCAACGCATCGGTCAATCTGTATGAAGCGGGTCAAGTCGATCGTGCCCAGCTGTTGCGCGACCATGTCGATAACTACAAAGGCAAGCCGGGGTATGTAGAACAACCGGACTTGGCATCAGGCTACCTTTCTTACAACCAAAACGAGAAAGCGCTCCAATCGGCAAAAGTACGCCAAGCGCTGACTTGGGCTGTGGATTGGGAATCATTCGCTGATGTGATCTACCACAACGGTTCCAAAGCTCCGACCGGGTTTACTCCGTTTGGTACCTCGGACGGCCAAGGCGGCGACTTCGCGAAAAATGTGGGCAACCTGCTGAAATCCAAAGAGAATGCTCCCAAAGCAAAAGATACGTTGGCTGCTGGATTAAAAGAGGTTGGCTTGGACAACTTCCCGAAAATCAAGCTGATGATTGACGAAGGCGATATCGGCCGCAAATCGGGGGAATACATCAAAGAACAATGGCGTAAGAACCTCGGCATCGAAGTGGACCTCGAACCGCTTCCGTTCAAATTGCGCCTGCAAAAGCAAAAAGCTCACGACTATGGCATTTCGCTTGGCGTTTGGATCGCCGACTACAATGACCCGATGACCTTCCTCGACCTCTTCACCACCGGAGGCGGCATCAACTACGGCAACTGGAGCAACAAGGAGTATGATGCCTTGATCAAAAAAGCGCAATCCGAACCGGACCCGAAACGTCGTATCAACATCCTCCAAGATGCTGAGAAACTGCTGATCCAAGAAATGCCGATCGGCCCGACCAACTTCCGCTCCCGCGCATACGTGACCAAACCGTATGTGAAGAACTTCGTCTGGAGATCGTTTGCGATCGAGTATGATCTGAAGGAAACGTATATCGAAGGTAAACAGTAA
- a CDS encoding acyl-CoA carboxylase subunit beta, translated as MSFDKTLQERLEKIQQGGAPKYHEKNAEQGKLFVRDRLRLLFDDEFVIEDGAFANFMAGDLPADGVVTCLGRIHGRTVAVMANDSTVKAGSWGSRTVEKIIRIQETAEKMNIPMIYLVDSAGARITDQIEMFPGRRGAGKIFYNQVKFSGRMPQICVLFGPSAAGGAYIPAFCDIVIMVDKNASMYLGSPRMAEMVIGEKVTLEEMGGARMHCQISGVGDVLAKNEEEAIKQARQYLSYFPQSYAEHPPVAEGKDIAAFEKTLGEIIPQNQNAPFNMLELINRLIDEGSWFEIKKLFAQELLTGLARIDGKVVGIIANQPKVKGGVLFVDSSDKAAKFITLCDAFNIPLLFLADVPGFMIGTKVERAGIIRHGAKLISAMAEASVPKISVVVRKAYGAGLYAMAGPAFEPDACLALPTASIAVMGPEAAVNAVYANKIAELPEEERAAFIEAKREEYRQDIDIYKLASEMIIDAVIDPNELRNELIRRFELYSSKYAPFTDRKHPVYPV; from the coding sequence ATGTCCTTTGATAAAACGTTGCAAGAGCGTCTGGAGAAAATCCAGCAAGGCGGCGCTCCGAAATATCATGAGAAAAATGCTGAGCAGGGCAAACTGTTTGTCCGCGATCGTCTGCGCTTGCTATTCGATGATGAATTTGTGATCGAAGATGGCGCATTCGCAAACTTTATGGCAGGCGACCTGCCAGCCGACGGCGTCGTCACCTGCCTTGGTCGCATCCATGGCCGTACGGTCGCTGTGATGGCGAATGACTCGACCGTAAAAGCAGGCTCTTGGGGCTCGCGCACCGTGGAGAAAATCATCCGCATCCAAGAGACGGCCGAAAAGATGAACATTCCGATGATCTACTTGGTGGACTCTGCAGGCGCACGGATCACCGATCAGATCGAAATGTTCCCAGGTCGTCGTGGGGCAGGTAAAATTTTCTATAACCAAGTTAAGTTCTCAGGTCGCATGCCGCAAATCTGCGTGTTGTTTGGCCCGTCTGCTGCGGGTGGAGCCTACATTCCAGCTTTCTGTGACATCGTGATCATGGTCGATAAAAACGCTTCGATGTACCTCGGTTCTCCGCGCATGGCAGAGATGGTCATCGGTGAAAAAGTGACCTTGGAAGAGATGGGCGGCGCTCGCATGCACTGCCAAATCTCTGGTGTGGGCGACGTGCTGGCGAAGAATGAAGAAGAGGCGATTAAACAAGCACGCCAATATCTGAGCTATTTCCCGCAAAGCTATGCGGAACACCCGCCAGTGGCAGAGGGCAAAGACATCGCCGCGTTTGAGAAAACGCTCGGTGAGATCATCCCGCAAAACCAGAACGCACCGTTCAACATGCTCGAACTGATCAACAGATTGATCGACGAAGGTTCGTGGTTTGAAATCAAGAAGCTGTTTGCGCAGGAGTTGCTCACCGGACTGGCTCGCATCGACGGCAAAGTGGTCGGCATCATCGCCAACCAACCGAAAGTCAAAGGTGGGGTGCTCTTTGTGGACTCCTCCGACAAAGCGGCGAAGTTCATCACTCTATGTGATGCATTTAACATCCCGCTCCTGTTCTTGGCTGACGTTCCGGGCTTCATGATCGGGACCAAAGTCGAGCGCGCTGGCATCATCCGCCACGGTGCAAAGCTGATCTCCGCAATGGCCGAAGCGTCCGTTCCGAAGATTTCGGTCGTTGTTCGCAAAGCGTACGGTGCAGGTCTTTACGCGATGGCAGGCCCTGCTTTCGAACCGGATGCCTGCTTGGCGCTCCCGACCGCGTCGATCGCCGTCATGGGCCCAGAAGCAGCAGTCAACGCGGTCTATGCAAACAAGATCGCAGAATTGCCGGAAGAAGAGCGCGCCGCCTTCATCGAAGCGAAGCGTGAAGAGTATCGCCAAGACATCGATATCTACAAGCTCGCCAGCGAAATGATCATCGACGCTGTTATCGATCCGAACGAGTTGCGCAACGAACTGATTCGCCGCTTTGAACTGTACAGCAGCAAATATGCACCGTTCACCGACCGCAAGCATCCGGTGTATCCGGTTTAA
- a CDS encoding enoyl-CoA hydratase: protein MPFDPIIRNFRETPLAEDRKGLVQTEFSDGIATVTLNRPEAANAFSVEMLEQFIDALYSLKFDPEVRVVIITAAGEKAFCAGADLIQRGQMDMAQARQHINLIRSAVNEVEALPQPTIAAINGVAFGGGTELLLAVDIRVAVQSAKFGLTETALAIIPGAGGTQRLPRLIGVAKAKELILTARRIDASEAEQIGLVNYVVAQEELLNKAHELAREITKNGPLAVRQAKLAINKGIEVDLATGLAIEQNAYEVIMPTQDRLEGLKAFKEKRPPVYKGE from the coding sequence ATGCCATTTGATCCAATCATCCGCAACTTCCGCGAAACGCCATTGGCCGAAGACCGCAAAGGGCTGGTGCAAACGGAATTTAGCGATGGCATCGCGACCGTCACGTTGAACCGTCCGGAAGCGGCGAACGCGTTTTCAGTCGAGATGCTGGAACAGTTCATCGACGCGCTCTACAGCTTGAAGTTCGACCCGGAGGTGCGTGTGGTCATCATCACTGCCGCCGGAGAAAAAGCGTTTTGTGCAGGTGCCGACCTGATCCAGCGCGGGCAGATGGATATGGCGCAAGCTCGCCAGCATATCAACCTGATCCGATCGGCCGTCAATGAGGTGGAAGCGCTTCCGCAGCCGACGATCGCAGCGATCAACGGCGTGGCGTTTGGCGGCGGAACCGAGCTGCTGTTGGCGGTGGACATTCGCGTGGCTGTACAGAGTGCTAAGTTCGGTCTGACCGAAACGGCGCTGGCGATCATCCCAGGCGCAGGTGGCACCCAGCGTCTGCCGCGCCTGATCGGTGTGGCGAAGGCGAAAGAGCTGATTTTGACCGCCCGCAGGATCGATGCATCGGAAGCGGAGCAGATCGGACTCGTCAACTATGTGGTAGCGCAGGAAGAGCTGTTGAACAAAGCGCATGAACTCGCCCGCGAAATCACGAAAAACGGCCCGCTCGCCGTGCGTCAAGCGAAACTTGCGATCAACAAAGGGATCGAAGTGGATCTTGCTACCGGACTTGCCATCGAGCAGAACGCGTATGAAGTGATCATGCCGACGCAAGACCGTTTGGAAGGTTTGAAAGCGTTTAAGGAAAAACGCCCGCCGGTCTACAAAGGCGAGTAA
- a CDS encoding hydroxymethylglutaryl-CoA lyase, whose protein sequence is MSKNWPASVTIKEVGPRDGLQNEKGIVKTEDKIAWINHLSQTGLQHIEITSFVNPKWIPALADALEVAQGITRVEGVTYSALVPNMRGLEGALQANLDEVAVFMSSTEMHNKKNINKSIDETFPVLKEVVDEALKAGKIVRGYLSTVFGCPYEGVTDVKQVVYVSEKLLEMGIHELSLGDTIGVANPRQVQEVLDVLLKTIPKDKLAMHFHDTRGTAMANVLASLEMGITTFDGALGGLGGCPYAPGASGNLATDDLLYMLHGMGIKTGVNSDKLLEAAQLIQSKIGRPLPSHALQAVSAVCES, encoded by the coding sequence ATGAGTAAAAACTGGCCGGCCTCCGTCACGATCAAAGAAGTGGGACCGCGTGACGGTCTGCAAAACGAAAAGGGTATCGTGAAAACGGAAGACAAGATCGCTTGGATCAACCACCTGAGCCAAACCGGTCTTCAGCACATCGAAATCACCTCGTTCGTCAATCCCAAATGGATACCGGCGCTGGCCGACGCCCTTGAAGTGGCACAAGGCATCACCCGGGTAGAAGGTGTGACCTACTCGGCGCTGGTGCCGAACATGCGCGGCTTAGAAGGTGCATTGCAGGCCAATCTCGATGAAGTGGCCGTCTTCATGTCTTCCACCGAGATGCACAACAAAAAGAACATCAACAAAAGCATCGACGAGACGTTTCCGGTGCTCAAAGAAGTGGTCGATGAGGCTCTTAAAGCTGGCAAAATCGTCCGCGGCTACCTATCCACCGTCTTCGGATGTCCCTATGAAGGGGTAACCGATGTGAAACAGGTGGTCTACGTTTCGGAAAAGCTGTTGGAGATGGGCATTCATGAGCTGTCTCTCGGCGACACGATCGGCGTGGCCAACCCGCGTCAAGTGCAGGAAGTGTTGGACGTGCTGCTGAAGACGATTCCGAAAGACAAGTTGGCGATGCATTTCCATGACACGCGCGGCACGGCGATGGCCAATGTCCTCGCGTCGCTTGAAATGGGCATCACCACGTTTGACGGCGCACTGGGAGGCTTAGGCGGCTGTCCGTACGCACCGGGCGCATCGGGCAATCTGGCCACCGATGACCTGCTGTACATGCTGCATGGAATGGGCATCAAGACGGGTGTGAACAGCGACAAGCTGCTGGAAGCGGCGCAACTGATCCAAAGCAAGATCGGACGACCGTTGCCGAGCCATGCTTTGCAGGCGGTGTCTGCCGTTTGTGAATCGTAA
- a CDS encoding acetyl-CoA carboxylase biotin carboxyl carrier protein subunit: protein MTEITASMAGNVWKVLVKAGDTVEEGQDVVILESMKMEIPIAADFGGTVVEVKCEEGSFVNEGDVLVVVED, encoded by the coding sequence ATGACAGAAATCACAGCAAGCATGGCAGGAAACGTTTGGAAAGTTCTTGTAAAAGCGGGCGACACCGTAGAGGAAGGGCAAGATGTTGTGATCTTGGAATCGATGAAAATGGAAATTCCGATCGCAGCCGACTTTGGCGGCACCGTCGTAGAAGTGAAATGTGAAGAGGGCAGCTTTGTGAACGAAGGCGACGTGCTTGTCGTCGTTGAAGACTAA
- a CDS encoding acetyl-CoA carboxylase biotin carboxylase subunit yields the protein MFRKILIANRGEIACRIIRTCKLQGIQTVAIYSEADAEAPHVKMADEAFLVGEPPVAKSYLNVDRILEICKETGVEAIHPGYGLLSENTGFAKRAEEAGITFIGPSVQAIAAMGSKIESRKAMEQAGVPVVPGITRPLVDEEEGVAVAQEIGYPIMLKASGGGGGIGMQVCHSDEELRKAYAGNQNRAKQFFGDDAMYIEKFVEEPRHVEVQILADKNGNTVYLWERECSIQRRHQKVVEEAPSPFLDAALRQKMGEAAVRAAKSIGYSNAGTIEFLVDKHRNFYFLEMNTRLQVEHPITEEITGLDLVAEQLRIAYGETLGYTQDDIKLDGHAIEVRIYAEDPKTFFPSPGQITRFETPQFDFVRNELAVGPESKVTPFYDPMIAKLIVKGQDRSEAISRMQQALEHYHVEGIKTNIPMLREVMAHEAFHAGDTTTDFVAKHIQKK from the coding sequence ATGTTTCGAAAAATTTTGATCGCCAACCGCGGCGAAATTGCTTGTCGTATCATCCGTACCTGCAAGCTGCAAGGCATTCAAACGGTTGCTATCTATTCGGAAGCGGACGCTGAAGCTCCGCATGTCAAAATGGCGGACGAAGCGTTTCTCGTCGGTGAACCGCCAGTTGCCAAAAGCTATCTGAACGTTGACCGTATCTTGGAAATCTGCAAAGAGACAGGTGTGGAAGCGATCCACCCAGGCTACGGTCTGCTGTCAGAAAACACTGGATTTGCTAAGCGCGCTGAAGAAGCGGGCATCACCTTCATCGGTCCGTCTGTACAAGCGATTGCTGCGATGGGGTCGAAGATCGAATCGCGCAAAGCGATGGAGCAGGCTGGCGTTCCAGTCGTGCCAGGGATCACCCGACCGCTCGTTGACGAAGAAGAAGGCGTGGCGGTCGCGCAGGAAATCGGCTATCCGATCATGTTGAAAGCATCGGGTGGCGGCGGCGGAATCGGCATGCAGGTTTGCCACTCTGATGAAGAGCTGCGCAAAGCGTATGCGGGCAATCAAAACCGAGCCAAGCAATTTTTCGGCGATGATGCCATGTATATCGAAAAGTTTGTCGAGGAACCGCGCCATGTTGAAGTGCAGATTCTCGCCGATAAAAACGGCAACACCGTTTACTTGTGGGAGCGCGAATGCTCCATTCAGCGCCGCCATCAAAAAGTGGTGGAAGAAGCCCCGTCTCCTTTCCTCGACGCAGCGTTGCGTCAAAAGATGGGGGAAGCGGCCGTTCGCGCCGCCAAGTCGATCGGCTACAGCAATGCGGGCACGATCGAATTTTTGGTCGATAAGCATCGCAATTTCTACTTCCTCGAGATGAACACCCGTCTGCAAGTCGAGCATCCGATCACTGAGGAGATCACCGGACTCGATCTTGTAGCCGAACAATTGCGCATCGCCTATGGGGAAACGCTTGGCTATACGCAAGACGATATCAAATTGGACGGTCACGCGATCGAAGTGCGCATCTATGCGGAAGATCCGAAGACCTTTTTCCCAAGCCCTGGGCAGATCACCCGTTTCGAAACGCCGCAGTTCGACTTTGTGCGCAACGAACTGGCTGTCGGACCAGAATCAAAAGTCACTCCGTTCTACGACCCGATGATCGCAAAACTGATCGTCAAAGGGCAAGACCGTAGCGAAGCGATCTCCAGAATGCAACAGGCGCTGGAGCATTATCATGTCGAAGGCATCAAGACAAACATCCCGATGCTCCGTGAAGTGATGGCGCATGAAGCGTTCCACGCCGGGGATACGACGACCGATTTTGTGGCAAAACACATTCAGAAAAAATAA
- a CDS encoding alpha/beta fold hydrolase — protein MPRFEHDEISHYYTIIGAGFPMIFIHGLGLNHQNWLGQVPVFKKNFTVITYDIRGHGGTGISRGPIEIGDLSEDLHALCRHLKIEKAFLVGYSTGTLIAEQFTLDHPEMVAGLCLIGAFAKVQGIAMMMKNNFSKWLIQAKLHKLIAYSVAQNNAHNVVQRGFFYRIAKRAVPAETLRIIEASERFLSMHEVANIRCPVLLINGSKDRATKAYAEQFSTEMDCAELAMIEGVNHSVATRAKDQFNSLLQEYVLRIELPLDPTLHFH, from the coding sequence ATGCCCCGTTTTGAACATGATGAAATCTCACATTACTATACGATCATCGGCGCTGGATTTCCGATGATCTTCATTCATGGGCTTGGCCTCAATCATCAAAACTGGCTGGGTCAAGTCCCCGTGTTTAAAAAAAATTTCACAGTCATCACCTACGACATCCGCGGTCATGGCGGCACCGGCATTTCGCGCGGTCCGATCGAAATCGGTGATCTGAGCGAAGACTTGCACGCCCTCTGTCGCCATCTAAAGATCGAGAAAGCCTTTCTCGTCGGCTACTCCACAGGCACGTTGATCGCCGAACAGTTCACCCTCGACCATCCTGAGATGGTCGCAGGTCTTTGCTTGATCGGAGCGTTTGCAAAAGTGCAAGGCATTGCGATGATGATGAAAAACAATTTTTCCAAATGGCTGATCCAAGCCAAATTGCACAAACTGATCGCCTATTCGGTCGCACAAAACAATGCGCACAACGTCGTTCAACGCGGCTTTTTCTACCGCATCGCCAAACGAGCCGTACCAGCAGAGACGCTGCGCATCATCGAAGCTTCCGAACGATTCTTGAGCATGCACGAAGTCGCCAACATCCGATGTCCCGTCCTGCTGATCAACGGCTCGAAAGATCGGGCCACCAAAGCGTATGCCGAGCAATTCTCCACAGAGATGGACTGTGCAGAGCTTGCGATGATCGAAGGGGTCAACCATTCGGTGGCGACAAGGGCAAAGGATCAATTCAACTCGTTGCTGCAAGAGTATGTGCTGCGCATCGAACTGCCGCTCGACCCAACGCTGCACTTCCACTAA
- the ymfI gene encoding elongation factor P 5-aminopentanone reductase: MNTHSYPDSRPLAGANAIVTGASRGIGRAIAIALAEAGANLVVNYKNSAAAALETVESCRRADVNAIAVQADLSDPDQAAYLIEATCVNFGAPQILVNNAGIAKTGLLLDTTVEEWDEMMNANLRAPFLCAKAVLPHMVSKQYGRIINLSSIWGMTGGSFEVPYSASKGGIISFSKALAKEVGPSGITVNCVAPGAVMTDMLAHLSAEDLARIADETPVGRLGTPQDIASVVRFLALPSSSFITGQVISPNGGLVT; encoded by the coding sequence ATGAACACCCATTCTTATCCCGACTCTCGGCCACTGGCAGGCGCCAATGCCATCGTGACGGGCGCCTCCCGTGGAATCGGGCGCGCGATCGCCATCGCGCTGGCTGAAGCGGGTGCAAACCTCGTGGTCAATTATAAAAATTCTGCCGCGGCTGCGCTGGAAACGGTCGAGTCCTGCCGCCGTGCGGACGTGAACGCCATCGCTGTACAAGCGGATCTCAGCGATCCGGATCAGGCCGCCTATCTGATCGAAGCGACCTGTGTCAATTTTGGCGCACCACAAATTTTGGTCAACAATGCTGGCATCGCCAAGACGGGCCTCTTGCTCGATACCACTGTGGAAGAATGGGACGAGATGATGAACGCCAACCTGCGCGCACCATTTTTGTGTGCCAAAGCGGTCTTGCCACACATGGTCTCCAAACAATATGGTCGGATCATCAACCTGTCCTCGATCTGGGGCATGACTGGTGGTTCTTTTGAAGTTCCTTACTCGGCCAGCAAAGGCGGGATCATCTCCTTTTCCAAAGCGCTGGCCAAAGAGGTCGGCCCCTCCGGCATCACCGTCAACTGCGTTGCACCAGGTGCTGTGATGACCGACATGCTCGCCCATCTGAGCGCCGAAGACCTGGCTCGCATCGCCGACGAAACTCCGGTCGGTCGCCTTGGAACACCACAGGATATCGCCTCTGTTGTGCGCTTTTTAGCGTTGCCATCTTCCTCGTTCATCACAGGACAAGTGATTTCACCAAACGGTGGACTTGTCACCTAA
- the tpx gene encoding thiol peroxidase, translating into MTTATERQGITFKNNPVTLQGTEVKVGDQAPNFTVLANNLTPVTLDESKGTVRIISVVPSVDTGVCDAQTRRFNEAAADLTNTTILTVSVDLPFAQGRWCGAAGIDKVQTVSDHRDLSFGLAYGVVIKELRLLARAVFVVDSNDKIVHVEYVSEVTNHPNYEAAIEAAKAAK; encoded by the coding sequence ATGACCACTGCAACTGAACGTCAAGGCATCACCTTTAAAAACAACCCGGTAACCCTGCAAGGCACCGAAGTTAAAGTAGGCGACCAAGCTCCGAACTTTACCGTATTGGCAAATAACCTGACCCCGGTGACGCTCGATGAGTCGAAAGGCACCGTTCGCATCATCTCGGTCGTCCCGTCTGTAGACACTGGCGTATGCGACGCGCAAACCCGCCGTTTTAACGAAGCTGCAGCAGACCTGACCAACACCACCATCCTGACCGTTTCGGTCGATCTGCCGTTTGCACAAGGCCGTTGGTGCGGTGCTGCTGGCATCGATAAGGTACAAACTGTGTCTGACCATCGCGACCTGTCCTTCGGTTTGGCATATGGCGTTGTGATCAAAGAACTGCGCCTGCTCGCTCGCGCAGTATTCGTTGTCGATTCCAACGATAAAATCGTCCACGTTGAATACGTTTCCGAAGTGACCAACCACCCGAACTATGAAGCTGCAATCGAAGCTGCAAAAGCTGCGAAATAA
- the erpA gene encoding iron-sulfur cluster insertion protein ErpA produces MGYAGEVLLVEEVSHMVTLTESAAEKVSALLAQKDNPELALRVFIKSGGCSGFSYGMALDEKKDNDALYELNGVKVVVDEMSGQYLQGAVVDYVDSLMGAGFKIENPNAASTCGCGSSFRTAGDAGKPGACS; encoded by the coding sequence ATCGGGTATGCTGGAGAGGTATTATTAGTAGAGGAGGTGAGTCACATGGTAACCTTGACCGAATCTGCAGCAGAGAAGGTATCTGCCCTGCTGGCTCAGAAAGACAACCCTGAACTGGCACTGCGCGTCTTCATCAAGTCTGGCGGCTGCTCTGGCTTCAGCTATGGCATGGCGCTTGACGAGAAGAAGGACAATGACGCTCTGTACGAGTTGAACGGCGTTAAGGTAGTGGTCGATGAGATGAGCGGCCAGTACCTCCAAGGTGCAGTTGTGGACTATGTAGATTCTTTGATGGGCGCAGGTTTCAAGATTGAGAACCCGAACGCTGCTTCGACTTGTGGTTGCGGTTCTTCTTTCCGCACTGCTGGCGACGCTGGCAAACCGGGCGCTTGTTCCTAA
- a CDS encoding pyridoxamine 5'-phosphate oxidase family protein gives MAEQATNQLSEDLVNFLQGEQIVLLASIDAENGSPNILCISWLLATGPTTLRLAIDGRSKLLQNIAKNDLVTVTVLGLGTATAITGRAKQYIDKLAGVSLNMAGVEISIDAVRDVMFYGGKLTNQLVADKTYDKTLAKKYDTEIFTALRH, from the coding sequence ATGGCTGAACAAGCAACAAACCAACTATCAGAGGACCTGGTCAATTTTCTGCAGGGGGAGCAAATTGTACTGCTTGCTTCCATCGATGCGGAGAACGGTTCGCCGAATATCCTCTGCATCTCCTGGCTGTTGGCCACAGGTCCAACGACGCTTCGACTGGCGATCGATGGCCGCTCCAAGCTGTTGCAAAACATTGCAAAGAATGATCTTGTGACCGTGACGGTGTTGGGGCTGGGAACGGCAACCGCGATTACTGGTCGCGCGAAACAGTACATTGACAAATTAGCAGGTGTCTCCTTGAACATGGCTGGGGTGGAGATTTCGATCGATGCTGTCCGCGACGTGATGTTTTACGGAGGCAAGCTCACGAATCAATTGGTGGCTGACAAGACGTACGACAAAACGTTGGCCAAGAAATATGACACAGAAATTTTTACCGCCTTGCGTCACTAG